A genomic segment from Bradyrhizobium sp. CB1015 encodes:
- a CDS encoding M81 family metallopeptidase yields MTRIAVGGFLHETNTFAPTKATFADFQHGGGWPAMTRGADVLKVMRRINVGLAGFVDSAEANGWELVPTIACGASPSAHVTEDAFERIVKVMVDGIAAAGPIDAVYLDLHGAMVTEHLDDGEGEILARVRRVIGKDVPLVTSLDLHANVTPEMMDHADALIAYRTYPHVDMAATGRACAEHLALLLQTKQHFAKAFRQLPFLIPISWQCTNDQPTKGIYEKLAALESDAVPTLSFAPGFPAADFRDCGPSVFAYGKTQADADRAADALLKLIESHEDDFDGKIWTPDDGVRHAMELAKSASKPIIIADTQDNPGAGGDSDTTGMLRALVRNKASAATGAIYDPESARAVHTAGVGATVTLSLGGKSGIPGDAPYRDTFVVEQLSDGRFIAPGPYYGGREMKMGPSAALRIGDVRIVVSSHKAQLADQAMYRYVGIEPTEQKILVNKSSVHFRADFEPIAEKLMICAAPGAMPADTASLPWTRLRPGIRIKPNGPVFNPPSR; encoded by the coding sequence ATGACACGCATCGCCGTCGGCGGCTTCCTGCACGAGACCAACACCTTCGCTCCGACCAAGGCGACCTTCGCCGATTTCCAGCATGGCGGCGGCTGGCCGGCGATGACCAGAGGTGCCGACGTCTTGAAGGTGATGCGGCGCATCAATGTCGGCCTCGCCGGTTTCGTCGACAGCGCTGAAGCGAACGGCTGGGAACTCGTGCCGACCATTGCCTGCGGCGCGAGCCCGTCGGCGCACGTCACCGAGGACGCCTTCGAACGCATCGTGAAGGTGATGGTCGACGGCATCGCCGCTGCCGGGCCGATTGACGCCGTCTATCTCGACCTGCACGGCGCCATGGTGACCGAGCATCTCGACGACGGCGAAGGCGAGATTCTGGCGCGCGTGCGCCGCGTCATCGGCAAGGATGTTCCGCTGGTCACCAGCCTCGACCTCCATGCCAACGTCACGCCGGAGATGATGGACCATGCCGATGCGCTGATCGCCTACCGTACCTATCCCCATGTCGACATGGCCGCTACCGGCCGCGCCTGCGCGGAGCACCTCGCGCTGCTGCTTCAGACGAAGCAGCACTTCGCCAAGGCATTCCGGCAATTGCCGTTCCTGATCCCGATCAGCTGGCAATGCACCAACGACCAGCCCACCAAAGGCATCTACGAAAAGCTCGCCGCCCTGGAGAGCGATGCCGTTCCGACCCTCTCCTTCGCGCCCGGCTTTCCCGCCGCCGATTTCCGCGACTGCGGCCCGAGCGTGTTCGCCTACGGAAAGACACAGGCAGACGCCGATCGTGCGGCCGACGCGCTTCTGAAGCTGATCGAAAGTCACGAGGACGATTTCGACGGCAAGATCTGGACGCCCGACGACGGCGTCCGCCACGCCATGGAACTTGCCAAGAGCGCCAGCAAGCCGATCATCATCGCCGACACCCAGGACAATCCCGGCGCCGGCGGCGACTCCGACACGACGGGCATGCTGCGCGCACTGGTACGCAACAAGGCGAGTGCGGCAACCGGCGCGATCTACGATCCGGAATCGGCCAGGGCCGTGCACACAGCCGGCGTCGGCGCCACCGTGACACTGTCGCTCGGCGGCAAGTCCGGCATCCCCGGCGACGCGCCCTATCGCGACACTTTCGTGGTCGAACAGCTCTCCGACGGCCGCTTCATCGCGCCCGGTCCGTATTACGGCGGCCGCGAGATGAAGATGGGCCCGTCCGCAGCCTTGCGCATCGGCGATGTCCGCATCGTCGTCTCCTCGCACAAGGCGCAGCTCGCCGACCAGGCGATGTACCGCTATGTCGGCATCGAGCCGACCGAACAGAAAATTTTGGTCAACAAGAGCTCGGTGCATTTCCGCGCCGATTTCGAGCCGATCGCCGAGAAACTGATGATCTGTGCCGCGCCCGGGGCGATGCCGGCCGACACCGCTTCGCTGCCCTGGACGCGCCTGCGGCCCGGCATCCGCATCAAGCCGAACGGCCCCGTTTTCAATCCACCTTCACGCTAA
- a CDS encoding M20 aminoacylase family protein has product MPTIDRIDGYADELTAIRRDLHAHPEIGFEEVRTSGIVADKLKSWGIEVHRGLGGTGVIGVIKGKGSGNKRIGLRADMDALPMEENTNLKWSSKIPGRFHGCGHDGHTTMLLGTARYLAETRNFDGTVHLIFQPAEEGLGGARAMIKDGLFEKFPCDELYGLHNAPDLNHGEIAILPGPAMAGADFFDLRITGYGAHGAMPERSKDAVVIATTLAQAIQTIVSRNVDPLQAAVISITQIHAGSAYNVIPGDAHLCGTIRTFSNEIRALIAERIRTICAGIAAAYQCTIEADIRDTFGVLVNQVEQSKVVEEVARTIVDPANVITRTQPKMGSEDFADMLQTIPGAYFWVGHDGSVPVHNPGFVLDDKILPIGASMFARIVETRMPVGGNA; this is encoded by the coding sequence ATGCCCACGATCGATCGCATCGACGGCTACGCCGACGAACTCACCGCCATCAGGCGCGACCTTCACGCCCATCCCGAGATCGGCTTCGAGGAAGTGCGCACCTCCGGCATCGTGGCCGACAAGCTGAAGAGCTGGGGCATCGAGGTGCATCGCGGCCTCGGCGGCACCGGCGTGATCGGCGTCATCAAAGGCAAAGGCTCGGGCAACAAGCGCATCGGCCTCCGCGCCGACATGGACGCGCTGCCGATGGAAGAGAACACCAATCTGAAGTGGAGCTCGAAGATCCCGGGCCGCTTCCACGGCTGCGGCCATGACGGCCACACCACCATGCTGCTCGGCACCGCGCGCTATCTCGCCGAGACTCGGAATTTCGACGGCACCGTGCACCTGATCTTCCAGCCGGCCGAGGAAGGCCTCGGCGGCGCCCGCGCCATGATCAAGGACGGCCTGTTCGAGAAGTTCCCCTGCGACGAGCTCTACGGCCTGCACAACGCGCCCGACCTCAACCATGGCGAGATCGCGATCCTGCCGGGGCCTGCGATGGCCGGCGCCGATTTCTTCGATCTCCGCATCACCGGCTACGGCGCGCATGGCGCGATGCCCGAGCGCTCCAAGGACGCTGTCGTCATCGCAACGACGCTGGCGCAGGCGATCCAGACCATCGTCAGCCGCAACGTCGACCCGCTGCAGGCCGCGGTCATCTCGATCACCCAGATCCATGCCGGCTCCGCCTACAACGTCATTCCGGGCGATGCGCATCTGTGCGGCACCATCCGCACCTTCTCCAATGAGATCCGCGCTCTGATCGCCGAGCGTATCCGCACCATCTGCGCCGGCATCGCGGCCGCGTATCAGTGCACGATCGAAGCCGACATCCGCGACACGTTCGGCGTCCTGGTCAACCAGGTCGAGCAGTCCAAGGTGGTCGAGGAGGTGGCGCGCACGATCGTCGATCCCGCCAACGTGATCACCCGCACCCAGCCGAAGATGGGCAGCGAGGATTTCGCCGACATGCTGCAGACGATTCCCGGCGCCTATTTCTGGGTCGGTCATGACGGCTCCGTCCCGGTGCACAATCCCGGCTTCGTGCTCGACGACAAGATCCTGCCGATCGGCGCCAGCATGTTCGCCCGCATCGTCGAGACGCGCATGCCGGTGGGTGGCAATGCATAA
- a CDS encoding amidase translates to MHKIVEEAVASLHDLSAVDLIAGYRAKQFSPSEVLEDVLAHVAAWEPHLKALYAFDPDGAREAAKASTARWTGGEPSGALDGVPVTVKDNIATKGVPVPLGAASVKLVPAEKDAPPAARLREAGSIIFAKTTMPDYGMLSSGLSSFHALARNPWDLSKNPGGSSAGAGAAAAAGYGPLHLGTDIGGSVRLPAGWCGLVGLKPSFGRVPIDPTYVGRVAGPMTRTVDDCALMMSAIAKPDRRDGMSLPAEPLNWKGLEKSPRKLRIGLMLDAGCGLALEKPVREVAVKAAKAFESAGSVVTEVDGILTREMLDGLDNFWRARMWDDLSKLTPPEQAKVLPYIFKWGESGAKLSGVDVIRGFNQTMAIRAAAAKLFCELDYVISPTAPNVNFPAEWASPTNDPMKPFEHIAYTVPWNMSENPAISLNGGFDAKGFPIGVQIVGRRFDDIGVLGMAKAFEGLRGPQRPWPKPPAN, encoded by the coding sequence ATGCATAAGATCGTCGAGGAAGCGGTCGCCTCGCTGCACGATCTGTCCGCGGTCGACCTGATCGCGGGCTATCGCGCCAAACAGTTCTCGCCGAGCGAGGTGCTGGAGGACGTGCTCGCGCACGTCGCGGCGTGGGAACCGCATCTGAAGGCGCTCTATGCGTTCGACCCCGACGGCGCGCGCGAGGCCGCCAAGGCCTCGACCGCGCGCTGGACCGGCGGCGAGCCGTCAGGCGCGCTCGACGGCGTGCCCGTGACGGTGAAGGACAACATCGCGACCAAGGGCGTGCCGGTGCCGCTGGGCGCCGCCAGCGTCAAGCTCGTGCCGGCGGAGAAGGATGCGCCACCCGCTGCGCGGCTGCGTGAGGCAGGCAGCATCATCTTCGCCAAGACCACCATGCCCGATTACGGCATGCTGTCCTCCGGACTCTCCTCGTTTCATGCGCTCGCGCGCAATCCCTGGGACCTCAGCAAGAATCCCGGCGGCTCCAGCGCGGGCGCAGGCGCCGCGGCTGCGGCCGGCTATGGCCCCTTGCATCTCGGCACCGATATCGGCGGCTCGGTCCGTCTGCCCGCCGGCTGGTGCGGCCTCGTCGGCCTGAAGCCGAGTTTTGGCCGCGTGCCAATCGACCCCACCTATGTCGGCCGCGTCGCGGGTCCCATGACCCGCACGGTCGATGATTGCGCGCTGATGATGAGCGCGATCGCAAAGCCCGACCGACGCGACGGCATGAGCCTGCCCGCCGAGCCGCTCAACTGGAAGGGACTGGAGAAATCTCCGCGCAAGCTGCGCATCGGCTTGATGCTCGATGCCGGCTGCGGCCTGGCGCTGGAGAAGCCCGTGCGCGAGGTCGCGGTGAAGGCCGCGAAGGCATTCGAGTCCGCAGGCAGCGTCGTCACCGAGGTCGATGGCATCCTCACGCGCGAGATGCTCGACGGCCTCGACAATTTCTGGCGCGCGCGGATGTGGGACGATCTGTCGAAGCTGACGCCGCCCGAGCAGGCCAAGGTGCTGCCTTATATCTTCAAGTGGGGCGAGTCCGGCGCGAAGCTCTCGGGTGTCGACGTCATCCGCGGCTTCAACCAGACCATGGCGATCCGCGCGGCTGCGGCGAAGCTCTTTTGCGAGCTCGACTATGTGATCTCGCCGACCGCGCCGAACGTGAACTTTCCGGCGGAATGGGCCTCGCCGACCAATGATCCCATGAAGCCGTTCGAGCACATCGCCTATACCGTGCCGTGGAATATGTCGGAGAACCCGGCAATCTCCCTCAACGGCGGCTTCGACGCCAAGGGTTTTCCCATCGGCGTGCAGATCGTCGGCCGCCGCTTCGACGACATCGGCGTGCTCGGCATGGCCAAGGCGTTTGAAGGCCTGCGTGGTCCGCAGCGGCCCTGGCCGAAGCCGCCGGCCAATTAA
- a CDS encoding crotonase/enoyl-CoA hydratase family protein: MAYETIKYEIAEQILTITLNRPDKLNAFNAKMQGELIDAFDAADKDDNVRAIIVTGAGRGFCAGADLSSGADTFDRDARRGPVKRFADGKVDYSDPQVRDGGGQVTLRIFKCLKPVIAAVNGPAVGIGVTMQLAMDIRIASEAARFGFVFSQRGIVPEAASSWFLPRIVGISQALEWCYSGRVFPAQEALAGRLVSRVVAPDDLLPTARALAKEFCAKTAPVSVALIRQMMWRMMGADDPMEAHKVDSRGIYARGRSDDVKEGVVSFLEKRPAQFKNKVSTDMPDYFPWWTEREYK; this comes from the coding sequence ATGGCGTATGAGACGATCAAGTACGAGATCGCCGAGCAGATCCTCACCATCACGCTGAACCGGCCCGACAAGCTCAACGCCTTCAACGCGAAGATGCAAGGAGAGCTCATCGACGCGTTCGACGCCGCCGACAAGGATGACAATGTCCGCGCCATCATCGTCACCGGCGCCGGCCGTGGCTTTTGCGCGGGCGCCGATCTCTCGTCTGGCGCGGACACGTTCGACCGCGACGCGCGGCGCGGGCCGGTCAAGCGCTTTGCCGACGGCAAGGTCGACTATAGCGATCCGCAGGTGCGCGACGGCGGCGGCCAGGTCACCTTGCGCATCTTCAAATGCCTCAAGCCCGTGATCGCCGCGGTGAACGGCCCGGCCGTCGGCATCGGCGTCACCATGCAGCTCGCGATGGATATCCGCATCGCCTCGGAGGCCGCGCGCTTCGGCTTCGTGTTCTCCCAACGCGGCATCGTGCCCGAGGCGGCCTCGAGCTGGTTCCTGCCGCGCATCGTCGGCATCTCGCAGGCGCTGGAATGGTGCTATTCGGGCCGCGTCTTCCCGGCTCAGGAAGCCCTTGCCGGCCGCCTCGTCAGCAGGGTGGTCGCGCCGGACGACCTGCTGCCGACCGCCCGTGCGCTGGCAAAAGAGTTTTGCGCCAAGACGGCGCCGGTGTCGGTGGCGCTGATCCGCCAGATGATGTGGCGCATGATGGGTGCCGACGATCCCATGGAAGCCCACAAGGTCGACAGCCGCGGCATCTACGCCCGCGGCCGCTCGGACGATGTGAAGGAGGGCGTGGTGTCGTTCCTGGAGAAGCGTCCGGCGCAGTTCAAGAACAAGGTCTCGACGGACATGCCGGATTATTTCCCGTGGTGGACAGAGCGGGAGTATAAGTGA
- a CDS encoding NADPH:quinone oxidoreductase family protein, with product MVRAVVCRELGAPERLLLEEFPSRTLKPGEVRVAIRAAGLNFPDVLMAAGEYQLKPELPFTPGVEAAGDVTEVGPEASGVAVGDRVIVKMRFGAFTDEAVVTPSQLTPMPSTFDYAEAATYLAGHGTAYHALIDRGRVAPGEVLLVHGAGGGVGLAAVEIGKMLGATVIATASSDEKLAIAKSRGADHLIRYDREPFRDAVKRITDGRGADVVFDPVGGQVFEDSMRCIAWGARLLVIGFTGGIGSAKTNLLLIKGASVLGVRAGEAVRKNPALGEVRLKALLQWAEEGKLRPNVSHRLPLEDYAKAMRLLIDRKAIGRVALVMD from the coding sequence ATGGTGCGCGCCGTCGTCTGCCGCGAACTCGGCGCGCCCGAGCGCTTGCTGCTGGAAGAATTTCCGTCGCGCACGTTGAAGCCGGGCGAGGTACGCGTCGCCATCCGCGCCGCCGGGCTGAACTTTCCCGACGTGCTGATGGCCGCCGGCGAATACCAGCTCAAGCCGGAGCTGCCGTTCACGCCGGGCGTGGAAGCTGCCGGCGACGTCACCGAGGTGGGGCCGGAGGCAAGCGGCGTTGCCGTCGGCGACAGGGTCATCGTCAAGATGCGCTTTGGTGCCTTCACGGATGAAGCGGTGGTGACGCCGTCGCAGCTCACCCCCATGCCGTCCACCTTCGACTATGCGGAGGCTGCGACCTATCTCGCCGGCCATGGCACGGCTTATCATGCGTTGATCGATCGCGGTCGGGTCGCGCCGGGCGAGGTGCTGCTGGTCCACGGCGCCGGCGGCGGCGTCGGCCTTGCCGCCGTCGAGATCGGCAAGATGCTGGGTGCGACCGTGATCGCGACCGCCTCCAGCGACGAGAAGCTCGCGATCGCGAAATCGCGCGGCGCCGATCATCTCATCCGCTACGACCGCGAGCCGTTTCGCGATGCCGTCAAGCGCATCACCGACGGCCGCGGCGCCGACGTCGTGTTCGATCCCGTCGGTGGCCAGGTCTTCGAAGATTCGATGCGCTGCATCGCCTGGGGCGCGCGGCTCTTGGTGATCGGCTTCACCGGCGGCATCGGCTCGGCCAAGACCAATCTCTTGCTGATCAAGGGCGCCAGCGTGCTCGGCGTGCGCGCCGGCGAAGCGGTGCGCAAGAATCCCGCGCTCGGCGAAGTGCGCCTGAAGGCGCTGCTGCAATGGGCGGAGGAGGGCAAGCTGCGCCCCAACGTCTCGCACCGCCTGCCGCTGGAAGACTACGCGAAGGCGATGCGGCTGCTGATCGATCGCAAGGCGATCGGACGCGTGGCGCTGGTGATGGATTAG
- a CDS encoding 2-hydroxychromene-2-carboxylate isomerase produces MIEFFFDCSSPWTYLAFHNIQPLAKELGADITWRPILVGGIFNSVNPSVYAQREKPVPLKARYMKKDLADWARSAGLAIKMPPTVFPVNSVKAMRGCLWLGQDMVPFATSVFETYWGEDKDISQDAVLAEICRKVGIDEQRFFAGIAEQGIKDQLKANTEEVMARGGFGSPTIFVNKTDMYFGNDRLPLVREALQRSKASAA; encoded by the coding sequence ATGATCGAATTCTTCTTCGACTGCTCCAGCCCCTGGACCTATCTCGCCTTCCACAACATCCAGCCGCTCGCCAAGGAGTTAGGGGCCGACATCACCTGGCGGCCCATCCTGGTCGGCGGCATCTTCAATTCGGTCAATCCGAGCGTCTACGCGCAGCGCGAGAAGCCGGTGCCGCTGAAGGCGCGCTACATGAAGAAGGACCTTGCCGACTGGGCTCGTTCGGCGGGCCTTGCCATCAAGATGCCGCCGACGGTGTTTCCGGTGAACAGCGTCAAGGCGATGCGCGGCTGCCTCTGGCTCGGTCAGGACATGGTGCCGTTCGCGACATCAGTGTTCGAGACCTATTGGGGCGAGGACAAGGACATCTCGCAGGACGCGGTGCTCGCGGAGATCTGCAGGAAAGTCGGCATCGACGAGCAGAGGTTTTTCGCTGGCATCGCCGAGCAGGGCATCAAGGACCAGCTCAAGGCCAATACCGAGGAGGTGATGGCGCGCGGCGGCTTCGGCTCGCCGACGATCTTCGTGAACAAGACCGACATGTATTTCGGCAATGACCGCCTGCCGCTGGTTCGCGAAGCGCTTCAGCGCAGCAAGGCGAGCGCGGCCTGA
- a CDS encoding glutathione S-transferase N-terminal domain-containing protein, with translation MIDLYYAPTPNGWKISIMLEELGLPYQVIPVNIRAGEQFNPEFLAISPNNRIPAIVDHEPADGGASFSAFETGAILIYLAEKTGRFLPADWRGRSTTIQWVMWQMAGLGPMLGQHGHFALYAVEKIPYAIECYRDEAARLYGVLDRQLAKTGAYVAGDYSIADIACFPWTMTHKAQGFTLDDYPNVKRWYAEVRARPQVQAGLAIGRFVKEPFDEESRKIMFGQRAKEVLGKR, from the coding sequence ATGATCGACCTCTATTACGCGCCGACGCCGAATGGCTGGAAAATCTCGATCATGCTGGAGGAACTCGGGCTTCCCTATCAGGTGATCCCCGTGAATATCCGCGCCGGCGAGCAGTTCAATCCTGAGTTCTTGGCGATCTCTCCGAACAACCGGATTCCCGCGATCGTCGATCACGAACCCGCTGATGGCGGAGCGTCGTTCTCCGCGTTCGAGACCGGCGCGATCCTGATCTATCTCGCGGAGAAGACCGGCCGCTTCCTGCCAGCCGATTGGCGCGGTCGCTCCACCACGATCCAGTGGGTGATGTGGCAGATGGCGGGCCTTGGGCCGATGCTCGGCCAGCACGGCCATTTCGCGCTCTATGCGGTCGAGAAGATCCCTTACGCGATCGAGTGCTATCGCGACGAGGCGGCGCGGCTCTACGGCGTGCTCGACCGCCAATTGGCCAAGACCGGCGCCTATGTCGCCGGCGACTATTCCATCGCCGACATCGCCTGTTTCCCGTGGACGATGACGCACAAGGCGCAAGGTTTTACGCTCGACGACTATCCGAATGTGAAACGCTGGTATGCCGAGGTCCGCGCCAGGCCGCAGGTGCAGGCGGGGCTCGCGATCGGAAGATTCGTGAAAGAGCCGTTCGACGAGGAATCACGCAAGATCATGTTCGGCCAGCGTGCGAAGGAAGTGTTGGGAAAGAGATAG
- a CDS encoding methionine synthase has translation MLFPTTIAGSLPKPEWLAEPNMLWAPWKSGGGELLRAKRDATLIWLKLQEDAGVDIVTEGEQARQHFVHGFLEKIEGIDFAHKVEMGIRKDRYKAMVPQVVAPLRLKGRVHEFEARVARTHTRKQLKFTLPGPMTIIDTIADRYYGDRVKMAFAFAELLNEEAKALQADGVDLVQFDEPAFNVYMDEVNDWGIKALERAAQGLTCATAVHICYGYGIKANTDWKETLGSQWRQYEQIFPAIDASPIQQVAIECRNSKVPLDLLALLKNKTVQAGVIDVASDTVETAEDVVQVIDAVSQFVPKSNIIATTNCGMAPMRREIAEAKLMALGAGAALARERLR, from the coding sequence ATGCTGTTTCCAACCACGATCGCCGGCTCCTTGCCGAAGCCGGAATGGCTCGCCGAGCCCAACATGCTCTGGGCGCCCTGGAAGTCCGGAGGGGGCGAGCTGCTCCGCGCCAAGCGCGATGCGACGCTGATCTGGCTGAAGCTCCAGGAGGACGCCGGCGTCGACATTGTCACCGAAGGCGAGCAGGCCCGGCAGCACTTCGTGCACGGTTTCCTGGAGAAGATCGAGGGCATCGATTTCGCCCACAAGGTCGAGATGGGCATCCGGAAAGATCGCTACAAGGCGATGGTGCCGCAGGTGGTCGCGCCGCTCCGGCTGAAGGGCCGCGTCCATGAGTTTGAAGCGCGCGTTGCGCGCACGCACACAAGGAAGCAGCTGAAATTCACCCTGCCCGGCCCGATGACCATCATCGACACCATTGCCGACCGCTATTATGGCGATCGGGTCAAGATGGCCTTTGCCTTCGCAGAGCTCTTGAACGAGGAAGCCAAGGCCTTGCAGGCCGATGGCGTCGATCTCGTGCAGTTCGACGAGCCCGCCTTCAACGTCTACATGGACGAGGTCAACGATTGGGGCATCAAGGCGCTGGAGCGCGCCGCACAAGGCCTCACCTGCGCCACCGCCGTGCACATCTGCTACGGCTACGGCATCAAGGCCAACACCGACTGGAAGGAGACGCTCGGCAGCCAGTGGCGGCAATACGAGCAGATCTTTCCGGCCATCGACGCAAGCCCAATCCAGCAGGTCGCGATCGAGTGCCGCAATTCCAAGGTGCCGCTCGACCTGCTCGCGCTGCTCAAGAACAAGACCGTGCAGGCCGGCGTGATCGACGTCGCCAGCGACACGGTGGAAACCGCCGAGGATGTCGTTCAGGTGATCGACGCAGTGTCGCAATTCGTGCCGAAGAGCAACATCATCGCCACCACCAATTGCGGCATGGCGCCGATGCGGCGCGAGATCGCGGAAGCCAAGCTGATGGCGCTCGGCGCCGGCGCGGCGCTGGCGCGCGAGCGGCTGAGGTGA
- the gpt gene encoding xanthine phosphoribosyltransferase, with protein sequence MAGEAPELSAQERAGKAFPVSWDQFHRDCRALTWRLNEVGPFHAVIAITRGGLVPAAIVARELGVRVIDTVCIASYDHNKQGDLQVLKGISEAAMKLGGGTGKGLLIVDDLVDTGKTGKLVREMLPDAHFATVYAKPKGRPLVDTFITEVSQDTWIFFPWDTALSYHPPLRDGAA encoded by the coding sequence ATGGCTGGTGAAGCACCCGAACTGAGTGCGCAGGAGCGGGCGGGCAAGGCCTTCCCGGTCTCGTGGGACCAGTTCCACCGGGATTGCCGGGCGCTGACCTGGCGGCTCAACGAGGTCGGTCCGTTCCATGCGGTGATCGCGATCACCCGCGGCGGCCTGGTGCCCGCCGCGATCGTGGCGCGCGAGCTAGGGGTGCGCGTGATCGATACGGTCTGCATCGCCAGCTACGACCACAACAAGCAGGGCGACCTCCAGGTGCTCAAGGGCATTTCCGAGGCGGCCATGAAGCTCGGCGGCGGCACCGGCAAGGGCCTGTTGATCGTCGACGACCTCGTCGACACCGGCAAGACCGGCAAGCTGGTGCGCGAGATGCTGCCGGACGCGCACTTCGCCACCGTCTACGCCAAGCCGAAGGGACGTCCGCTGGTCGACACCTTCATCACCGAAGTCTCGCAGGACACCTGGATCTTCTTCCCCTGGGACACCGCGCTGTCCTACCACCCGCCGCTGCGCGACGGGGCGGCGTGA
- a CDS encoding molybdopterin-binding protein yields the protein MSEIVTAGILVIGDEILSGRTKDKNIGFIAEYLTNIGIDLKEVRIVSDDEPDIIAALDALRHRYTYVFTTGGIGPTHDDITADSVAKAFGVGIDHHPEVVARFRERWSEQDLNEARLRMARIPDGAELIQSATILAPGFKIGNVIVMAGVPSIMQAMMDIVAPKLKSGVRMLSESVRANAREGDIGGPLRAIAAAHPDTIIGSYPFMDEEQKPNTNLVVRSRDPEKLAAAMAAVKEMLAGLNVNR from the coding sequence ATGAGCGAGATCGTCACGGCGGGCATTCTGGTCATTGGAGACGAAATCCTGTCCGGCCGGACCAAGGACAAGAATATCGGCTTCATCGCCGAATACCTGACCAATATCGGCATCGACCTGAAGGAGGTCCGCATCGTCTCCGATGACGAACCCGACATCATCGCCGCGTTGGATGCATTGCGGCATCGCTACACCTACGTCTTCACCACGGGCGGCATCGGGCCGACCCATGACGACATCACCGCAGATAGCGTCGCCAAGGCGTTCGGCGTCGGCATCGACCATCACCCGGAGGTGGTCGCCCGTTTCCGCGAGCGCTGGAGCGAGCAGGACCTCAACGAGGCCCGCCTGCGCATGGCCCGCATCCCCGACGGTGCCGAGCTGATCCAGAGCGCGACCATCCTCGCGCCCGGCTTCAAGATCGGCAACGTCATCGTCATGGCCGGCGTGCCGTCGATCATGCAGGCGATGATGGACATCGTCGCGCCCAAGCTGAAGTCGGGCGTGCGCATGCTGTCCGAGTCGGTCCGCGCCAATGCGCGCGAGGGCGACATCGGCGGTCCGCTGCGGGCGATCGCCGCCGCCCATCCCGACACCATCATCGGCAGCTATCCCTTCATGGACGAGGAGCAGAAGCCCAACACCAATCTGGTGGTGCGCTCGCGCGATCCGGAGAAGCTCGCGGCGGCAATGGCCGCGGTGAAGGAAATGCTGGCGGGATTGAACGTCAACCGCTAG